The Aureispira anguillae genome contains a region encoding:
- a CDS encoding glycoside hydrolase family 73 protein, with amino-acid sequence MMIVNKNLPVVVKQAFDDNLQRLKRFAKQIWLRVAFFVLILLVLTQKEFSVQFTIGNATTQQSASVLDPTNNSIEPQHNNKPYATTVSTERTKKTKRWWETIRDESKDIRSQMNLANAATAVGSALSPEQQKQAAKFSNLGFVLNPNFAKKHNIDPEIVAAKNKICTDYIAKYSSTAKEEADLFNIPASITLAQGLLESNAGKSSLATKENNHFGIKCRKKCIGCRCANYTDDSRYDMFRIFDSSWESFREHSKLLSNSRYKHLSKLKRSDYKNWARGLQAAGYATDKKYASKLIAIIEALNLDRFDQ; translated from the coding sequence ATGATGATAGTAAACAAAAATTTGCCTGTAGTGGTAAAACAGGCTTTTGATGATAATCTGCAAAGATTAAAGCGCTTTGCAAAACAAATTTGGTTGAGAGTAGCCTTTTTTGTTTTAATACTACTTGTACTTACTCAAAAAGAATTTAGCGTTCAATTTACCATTGGTAATGCTACGACACAGCAAAGTGCTAGTGTGCTAGATCCAACAAACAATTCTATAGAACCACAACATAATAATAAACCATACGCAACAACGGTATCGACAGAACGCACAAAAAAAACTAAAAGATGGTGGGAAACAATTCGAGACGAAAGTAAAGATATACGGTCTCAAATGAATTTGGCTAATGCGGCAACTGCTGTAGGCTCAGCCCTCAGCCCTGAACAACAAAAACAAGCTGCTAAGTTTTCTAACTTAGGTTTTGTTCTTAATCCAAATTTTGCAAAAAAGCACAACATTGATCCTGAAATTGTAGCAGCTAAGAATAAAATTTGTACCGATTATATCGCAAAGTACAGTTCTACAGCTAAAGAAGAGGCAGACTTGTTTAATATTCCCGCAAGCATAACACTTGCCCAAGGATTGTTAGAAAGCAATGCAGGCAAAAGTTCACTCGCTACCAAGGAAAACAATCATTTTGGAATTAAATGCCGCAAAAAATGTATTGGCTGCCGCTGTGCCAACTATACAGATGATAGTCGTTATGATATGTTTAGAATATTCGATTCTTCTTGGGAGAGTTTTAGAGAGCACAGTAAACTATTGTCGAACTCACGTTATAAACATTTATCAAAATTAAAACGTAGTGATTACAAAAATTGGGCACGTGGTCTCCAAGCAGCTGGTTATGCAACAGACAAAAAATATGCCTCCAAATTAATCGCCATTATCGAAGCTTTGAATCTTGACCGATTTGACCAATAA
- the ribD gene encoding bifunctional diaminohydroxyphosphoribosylaminopyrimidine deaminase/5-amino-6-(5-phosphoribosylamino)uracil reductase RibD, whose product MREKDELYMRRAIELAKQARGNNAPNPRVGAVIVCQDRIIGEGYHERYGEGHAEVNAIAAVIEEDKPLLLQATIYVTLEPCFHYGKTPPCVELILKNKIPRVVIACTDPFEKVAGRSIEKLKNQGVEVIVGVLKEEAAWLTRRFFTNVQKKRPYVVLKFAQSKDGFIGSATKEIAISNLLSKRLVHQWRSEETAIMVGTNTALIDNPQLNNRLYFGRNPLRLVLDRQLRLPSTLHLFDGQVETWVFTEKKEYPKLDKVRFVSLDFKHNLFNNLLTYLHEHRVQSVLIEGGSQLLQGFIAENLWDEARVLEGNLFLGEGVKAPTLPIRCLTKKEPLLDNQVAYYVNPSSATFS is encoded by the coding sequence ATGAGAGAAAAGGATGAATTATATATGCGCCGAGCAATTGAGCTGGCGAAGCAAGCAAGGGGAAATAATGCGCCTAATCCTAGGGTTGGAGCCGTAATTGTTTGTCAAGATAGAATAATAGGAGAAGGTTATCATGAACGATATGGAGAGGGACATGCAGAAGTAAACGCTATTGCTGCTGTTATTGAGGAAGATAAGCCATTGTTATTGCAGGCTACTATTTATGTCACCCTAGAACCTTGTTTCCATTATGGCAAAACTCCTCCTTGTGTAGAGTTGATTCTTAAAAATAAAATACCAAGAGTTGTTATTGCTTGTACAGACCCTTTTGAAAAAGTGGCTGGTCGAAGTATTGAAAAATTAAAAAATCAGGGCGTTGAGGTGATTGTTGGGGTGCTAAAAGAAGAAGCGGCTTGGTTAACTCGTCGTTTTTTTACCAATGTGCAGAAGAAACGCCCTTATGTTGTTCTAAAGTTTGCTCAGTCTAAAGATGGGTTTATTGGGAGTGCTACCAAAGAAATTGCCATTTCTAATCTCCTAAGCAAACGTTTGGTTCATCAATGGAGAAGTGAAGAAACAGCTATTATGGTAGGAACCAATACTGCCTTGATTGATAACCCTCAACTTAATAATCGATTGTATTTTGGTCGAAATCCACTGCGTTTAGTTTTAGATCGACAATTGCGTCTACCTTCAACGCTTCATTTATTTGATGGTCAGGTGGAGACTTGGGTTTTTACCGAAAAGAAAGAATACCCTAAATTGGATAAAGTGCGTTTTGTTTCATTGGATTTTAAGCATAATCTATTCAATAACCTTCTAACTTATCTCCATGAACATCGTGTTCAATCTGTTTTGATTGAAGGAGGAAGCCAATTACTCCAAGGGTTTATTGCTGAAAACTTGTGGGACGAAGCACGGGTTTTAGAAGGCAACCTATTTTTGGGCGAAGGGGTAAAAGCACCTACGCTGCCCATTCGTTGCTTGACAAAAAAAGAACCGTTATTGGATAATCAAGTAGCTTATTATGTCAACCCTTCTTCTGCTACCTTCTCTTAG
- a CDS encoding T9SS type A sorting domain-containing protein, which produces MQNVYKYYLFLFLISSLFANSYGQGAIINEMSNGASGTQEFIELLVIGSAGDPTANVDLSGWVLDDNNGAFELSGTGVGIASGHLRIAAGCLTNVPPGALIVLYNAPDVSFTADLTDNNNDCVYFLPDDSPCLEDCTAGPSSSNATYPIACTYGTANWSVITMRNAGDAVQFRNPSFEFFHGYSYGDVTVPTAPNFPASLGGGSAFAIAGSGGGNEFIYNDGDFTTGANFTRQTVANETPGQPNNSNNLYAINQIRSGAFDYANLNAAGNSGTASTLIDCSTLLPLRLAHFEVKKTAMNVVDLNWEVKLQNEPNFWFEIEQSPDGIKFEPLTSLVGLEGQTHYNLTSQKTWLTTYYRLKIHLNNGDFFYSPVRVITSSSLAENSLVIYPNPVKEQLLIEVSPLIKTPSQLLVYNVFGQVVLEQKITTENRVLQLDVSMLEKGSYLILLKNKEQSLVRKFVK; this is translated from the coding sequence ATGCAAAATGTTTACAAGTATTATCTTTTTTTATTCCTAATTAGTAGCCTATTTGCCAATAGTTATGGACAGGGGGCCATTATTAATGAAATGTCAAATGGCGCTTCAGGCACGCAAGAATTTATTGAACTTCTGGTTATTGGCTCCGCAGGAGACCCCACTGCAAATGTTGATTTGTCGGGTTGGGTCTTAGATGACAATAATGGGGCTTTTGAACTTTCGGGGACAGGAGTTGGTATTGCTTCTGGACACCTTAGAATAGCGGCAGGTTGCTTAACAAATGTGCCGCCAGGTGCTTTAATTGTTCTTTATAATGCACCAGATGTTTCTTTTACAGCCGACCTTACCGATAACAATAACGATTGTGTGTATTTTTTGCCAGATGACAGCCCTTGTTTAGAGGATTGTACGGCAGGACCGAGTTCTTCAAATGCTACTTATCCTATTGCTTGTACCTATGGTACTGCGAATTGGAGTGTGATAACCATGCGTAATGCTGGAGATGCAGTACAATTTAGAAATCCTTCTTTTGAGTTTTTTCACGGTTATTCTTATGGGGATGTGACGGTTCCTACAGCTCCTAATTTTCCTGCTTCGTTGGGAGGGGGAAGCGCTTTTGCCATTGCTGGCTCAGGAGGGGGAAATGAGTTTATTTATAATGACGGAGATTTTACCACTGGAGCTAATTTTACAAGACAAACGGTTGCCAATGAAACACCAGGGCAGCCGAACAATAGCAATAACCTTTATGCAATTAATCAAATTCGAAGTGGAGCATTTGATTATGCCAATTTAAATGCCGCTGGAAACAGTGGAACGGCTAGTACATTGATTGACTGTAGTACTCTTTTGCCACTTCGACTCGCTCATTTTGAGGTTAAAAAAACAGCGATGAATGTTGTTGATCTAAACTGGGAAGTAAAATTGCAGAACGAGCCTAATTTTTGGTTTGAAATTGAGCAAAGTCCTGATGGTATTAAATTTGAACCCCTAACTTCTCTTGTTGGACTCGAAGGTCAAACCCATTACAATCTCACTAGCCAAAAGACTTGGTTGACGACCTATTATCGGCTAAAAATTCACCTAAACAATGGCGATTTTTTTTATAGCCCTGTCCGTGTGATTACTTCTAGTTCTTTGGCAGAAAATAGTCTCGTGATCTATCCTAATCCAGTGAAGGAGCAGCTTCTTATAGAGGTGAGTCCTCTGATAAAAACTCCTAGCCAGTTGTTGGTGTATAACGTGTTTGGACAAGTAGTGCTAGAACAGAAAATAACAACAGAAAACCGAGTGCTACAATTAGATGTATCAATGCTCGAAAAAGGAAGCTATTTAATTTTGTTAAAAAATAAAGAACAGTCATTGGTTAGAAAATTTGTAAAATAA
- a CDS encoding S9 family peptidase has product MKNSFFIIAFLSICLNSASAQLKDISIPQIWEDYRFYPKMVPGFNFMKDGKHYSVQESNEIIQYDLTSGKKTSVIYSSSDLNFSSYTFSADENKLVLETEREQIYRRSSKANFYVWDRKSEKLTAVSKTGKQRYATLDAQGNKIAFVRSNNLFYKEVNSDKEIQITTDGAHNKIINGATDWVYEEEFSMSKAFAWSPEGTKIAFLRFDETMVKEFTYTSYNNELYPIYNTFKYPKAGEKNSDVTVHIYDLTTKKTVQVQVKGDKDQYIPRIKWVDDNQLCVTRLNRHQNNLALLLANPKNGSTKVLLKEENKYFIDIHDNLTFLDNGEFIWTSDEDGYNHIYLYNMKGKKVRQLTKGNFDVIRFYGLDAQKKMLYFQAAKEGAMHRGIYHAPLAGGAIKTLHHQKGVNSAQFSSTFDYYVNTYSNATTPPSYKVYKTQNNQLIRTIEENQPLNNQLKEYNMGKHSFFEFTNSDDVVLNGWVIKPADFDPNKKYPVFMYVYGGPGSQTVMDRWGGQNYMWFQMLAQKGYIIVSVDNRGTDARGQAFRKSTYMNLGGLETKDQIEVAKHFASQPYVDAKRIGIFGWSFGGYLSTSCLAKGADVFKMAIAVAPVINWKWYDTIYTERFMRSPKENNDGYEENSPINFAGQIRGKYLLVHGMADDNVHFQNAAEMARALIAKNIPFDEAYYPNKNHGIYGGYTRAHLYNKMTNFILDNL; this is encoded by the coding sequence ATGAAAAATAGCTTTTTCATAATTGCTTTTTTGAGCATTTGCCTTAACTCAGCATCTGCACAACTAAAAGACATTAGCATCCCACAAATCTGGGAAGATTACAGGTTTTATCCCAAAATGGTTCCAGGGTTTAACTTTATGAAAGATGGTAAGCATTATTCGGTACAAGAAAGTAATGAGATTATTCAATATGATTTGACTTCTGGAAAAAAAACATCTGTAATTTATAGTTCTTCGGATCTGAATTTTTCTAGTTATACCTTTAGTGCTGATGAAAACAAACTGGTACTAGAAACCGAAAGAGAACAGATTTACCGTCGTTCTTCTAAAGCTAATTTTTATGTTTGGGATCGCAAATCTGAAAAACTTACGGCGGTTTCTAAAACAGGCAAACAACGTTATGCTACGCTCGATGCCCAAGGAAATAAGATTGCTTTTGTTCGTTCCAATAATCTTTTTTACAAAGAAGTAAATAGTGATAAAGAAATTCAAATTACAACAGATGGTGCCCACAACAAAATTATTAATGGAGCAACAGATTGGGTATACGAAGAAGAATTTTCGATGTCAAAAGCTTTTGCTTGGTCTCCTGAAGGAACCAAAATAGCCTTTTTGCGCTTTGATGAAACAATGGTAAAAGAATTTACTTATACCTCTTATAACAATGAGTTATATCCTATTTACAATACGTTCAAATACCCCAAGGCTGGAGAAAAAAATTCAGATGTTACGGTACATATTTATGATTTGACCACTAAAAAAACCGTGCAAGTACAGGTAAAGGGAGATAAAGATCAATACATTCCACGAATCAAATGGGTGGACGACAATCAACTTTGTGTTACTCGTCTGAATCGTCACCAAAACAACCTTGCCTTATTGCTTGCTAATCCTAAAAATGGAAGTACCAAGGTCTTACTAAAAGAAGAGAATAAATACTTCATTGACATCCATGATAATTTGACGTTTTTGGATAATGGAGAATTTATTTGGACAAGTGATGAAGATGGTTACAATCATATTTACCTTTACAATATGAAGGGCAAAAAGGTTCGCCAACTAACAAAAGGTAACTTTGATGTCATTCGTTTTTATGGTTTAGATGCTCAAAAGAAAATGCTCTACTTTCAGGCAGCCAAAGAAGGCGCTATGCACAGAGGGATTTACCACGCCCCACTTGCTGGCGGAGCAATCAAAACCTTGCATCATCAAAAAGGGGTAAATAGCGCACAATTTAGCAGTACCTTTGATTATTATGTCAACACCTATTCCAACGCTACTACTCCTCCTTCGTATAAGGTATACAAAACCCAAAACAACCAATTAATTCGTACCATAGAAGAAAATCAACCACTCAATAATCAGTTGAAAGAATACAATATGGGCAAACATTCTTTCTTTGAATTTACCAATTCAGATGATGTTGTGTTGAATGGTTGGGTAATTAAGCCTGCGGATTTTGATCCCAATAAAAAATACCCTGTATTTATGTATGTATACGGAGGACCAGGCAGCCAGACCGTTATGGACAGATGGGGAGGACAAAACTATATGTGGTTCCAAATGTTGGCTCAGAAAGGGTACATCATTGTTTCTGTAGATAATAGAGGGACAGATGCTCGTGGGCAAGCTTTCCGAAAATCAACTTATATGAATTTAGGAGGGCTAGAAACCAAAGATCAAATTGAAGTGGCCAAACATTTTGCTAGCCAACCTTATGTAGATGCAAAAAGAATTGGAATTTTTGGGTGGAGTTTTGGCGGCTATCTTTCTACTTCTTGTTTGGCTAAAGGTGCTGATGTGTTCAAAATGGCCATTGCTGTAGCTCCTGTTATCAACTGGAAATGGTATGATACGATTTATACCGAACGTTTTATGCGTAGCCCAAAGGAAAATAATGATGGCTATGAAGAAAATTCTCCGATTAATTTTGCGGGGCAAATTCGTGGCAAATATCTATTGGTTCATGGGATGGCAGATGATAATGTACATTTTCAGAATGCCGCAGAAATGGCTAGGGCTTTAATTGCCAAAAACATTCCTTTTGATGAGGCCTATTATCCAAACAAAAACCATGGTATTTATGGCGGTTATACAAGGGCACACCTTTACAACAAAATGACAAATTTCATTTTAGACAATTTATAA
- the serS gene encoding serine--tRNA ligase, whose protein sequence is MLPVNFIRDNKEKVIKSLEIRNYTNFDILDQIIQMDTKRKNLQKELDEHLAEGNRIAAEIKELFKTGRGSEAGDKKKRGSELKTINAALKHELTETKAHLEDLLLQVPNCANDLVPPGQSDEDNQVYQAWTTDLPVMEGDALPHWELAKKYNLIDFELGAKITGAGFPVYIGKGARLQRALISFFLDEALEAGYTEYQVPYVVNEDSARGTGQLPDKEGQMYYSEKDDLYLIPTAEVPLTNIYRNVILKEKDFPVKLTGHTPCFRREAGSYGAHVRGLNRLHQFDKVEIVQIQHPDKSYEALKEMCGHVEGILQKLNLPYQILLLCGGDTGFASAITYDFETYSAAQERWLEVSSVSNFEIFQANRLKLRYKGADGKNHLVHTLNGSALALPRIMATLLENNQTAEGIKIPEVLQKYTGFDIIK, encoded by the coding sequence ATGTTACCAGTTAATTTTATCCGAGATAATAAAGAGAAAGTAATTAAAAGTTTAGAAATCCGTAATTATACAAACTTTGATATTCTTGATCAAATTATCCAGATGGATACTAAACGAAAAAATCTCCAGAAAGAGTTGGATGAGCATTTGGCAGAGGGCAATCGAATTGCTGCTGAAATTAAGGAATTGTTCAAGACAGGTAGAGGATCGGAAGCAGGAGATAAAAAGAAGAGAGGGAGCGAGTTAAAAACAATTAATGCCGCTCTTAAACATGAATTGACAGAAACCAAAGCTCATCTAGAGGATCTATTATTGCAAGTTCCTAACTGTGCGAATGACCTAGTACCTCCTGGGCAATCGGATGAGGACAACCAAGTCTATCAAGCCTGGACAACTGATTTGCCTGTTATGGAGGGAGATGCGCTTCCGCATTGGGAATTGGCAAAAAAATACAACTTAATTGATTTTGAGCTAGGAGCAAAAATTACTGGAGCAGGTTTTCCTGTCTATATAGGTAAGGGAGCAAGATTGCAACGTGCCTTGATTAGTTTCTTTTTGGACGAAGCTTTGGAGGCTGGATATACAGAGTATCAAGTGCCTTATGTAGTGAATGAAGATAGCGCTAGAGGAACGGGACAGCTACCAGACAAAGAGGGACAAATGTATTATTCTGAAAAAGATGATTTGTATTTGATCCCAACGGCTGAGGTGCCATTGACCAATATTTATAGAAATGTTATTCTTAAAGAAAAAGATTTTCCTGTAAAATTGACTGGACATACGCCTTGTTTTAGAAGAGAGGCAGGTTCTTATGGCGCTCATGTACGTGGCTTGAATCGTTTGCATCAGTTTGATAAAGTTGAAATTGTACAAATTCAGCATCCCGATAAATCTTACGAGGCTCTAAAAGAAATGTGTGGTCATGTAGAAGGGATTTTACAAAAACTAAATCTGCCTTACCAAATTTTGTTGTTGTGTGGTGGTGACACAGGATTTGCCTCTGCGATTACCTACGATTTTGAAACATATTCTGCGGCGCAAGAGCGTTGGTTAGAAGTTAGTTCAGTTTCTAATTTTGAAATATTCCAAGCCAATCGACTCAAATTGCGTTATAAGGGAGCGGATGGTAAAAATCATTTGGTACATACACTGAATGGTTCTGCACTGGCTTTGCCTCGTATTATGGCTACTTTATTAGAAAATAATCAAACGGCTGAAGGGATAAAAATCCCTGAGGTGCTACAAAAATATACTGGGTTTGATATCATCAAATAA
- the rho gene encoding transcription termination factor Rho: MYDILQLNQMLVPELREIAEKLEMKGYKRLTKKELIYKILDFQAIKGDTDTKSTPSKETTPAKKTVRARTPRTKTEKVAVVDKSEADQPVIKKEEPTKQRRRTRKVESKTTPNQEPNLDAKETAPAPQKEKPAVQDKKEERPTNTPATNNKKEQKKPRNGSYKEKYNKSKFNIDLDGVVSGEGVLEMMSEGYGFLRSSDYNYLTSPDDIYVSPSQIKLFGLKTGDSIEGAIRPPKEGEKYFALLKVEKINGWSPEEIRDRVHFDHLTPLFPEQKLNIVQKSKSKLYSTRIMDLFTPIGKGQRGLIVAQPKTGKTFLLKDVANSIAENHPECYLIILLIDERPEEVTDMQRSVRAEVIGSTFDAHPENHVRVANIVLEKAKRMVECGHDVVILLDSITRLARAHNTVSPSSGKVLSGGVEASALLKPKKFFGAARNIEDGGSLTILATALIDTGSKMDEVIFEEFKGTGNLELQLDRKLANRRVYPAIDLTKSSTRRDDLLHHPDVINKMIILRRYLADMKTEEAMDFLLSRIKGTHSNDEFLHSMTK, from the coding sequence ATGTACGACATACTTCAATTAAATCAGATGCTCGTTCCTGAGCTTAGAGAAATAGCTGAAAAGCTTGAGATGAAAGGATATAAGAGACTCACCAAAAAAGAGCTGATTTATAAAATCTTGGACTTCCAAGCCATCAAAGGAGATACAGATACTAAATCTACTCCATCCAAAGAAACTACTCCTGCTAAAAAGACAGTTAGGGCAAGAACACCTAGAACAAAGACTGAAAAAGTTGCCGTTGTAGACAAATCTGAAGCAGATCAACCCGTTATAAAAAAAGAGGAGCCTACAAAACAACGTCGAAGAACTAGAAAAGTAGAGAGCAAAACAACTCCAAATCAAGAACCTAACCTTGATGCTAAAGAGACCGCTCCTGCACCTCAAAAAGAAAAACCAGCTGTTCAGGATAAAAAAGAAGAGCGCCCAACCAATACTCCTGCTACGAACAATAAAAAGGAGCAAAAAAAGCCTAGAAATGGTTCGTATAAGGAGAAATACAATAAATCTAAATTCAATATTGACTTAGATGGTGTTGTTTCTGGAGAAGGTGTTTTGGAAATGATGTCTGAAGGTTATGGTTTTTTAAGATCTTCCGATTATAACTATTTGACCTCTCCTGATGATATTTATGTATCACCTTCTCAAATTAAACTTTTTGGGCTAAAAACAGGAGATTCTATAGAAGGAGCTATCCGCCCTCCAAAAGAAGGCGAAAAGTATTTTGCACTTCTTAAAGTTGAAAAAATTAACGGTTGGAGTCCTGAAGAAATTCGAGATAGAGTTCATTTCGATCACCTAACTCCTTTGTTTCCAGAACAAAAACTAAACATTGTCCAAAAGAGCAAATCCAAGCTTTATTCTACTCGTATTATGGACTTGTTTACGCCTATTGGAAAAGGACAACGTGGACTTATTGTTGCTCAACCTAAAACGGGTAAAACCTTTTTGCTAAAGGATGTAGCCAACTCTATTGCAGAAAACCATCCTGAGTGCTATCTTATTATCTTGTTAATTGATGAACGTCCTGAGGAAGTAACGGATATGCAGCGCAGTGTACGTGCCGAGGTTATCGGCTCTACCTTTGATGCTCATCCCGAAAATCATGTCCGTGTAGCCAATATCGTTTTAGAAAAAGCAAAACGTATGGTAGAATGTGGGCATGATGTAGTGATCCTTTTGGATTCAATCACTCGTTTGGCAAGAGCTCACAATACGGTATCTCCGTCTAGTGGTAAAGTTTTGTCTGGTGGTGTTGAGGCAAGTGCTTTGTTGAAACCTAAAAAATTCTTTGGTGCTGCTCGTAATATCGAAGATGGTGGTTCATTAACGATCTTAGCAACAGCATTAATTGACACTGGTTCTAAAATGGACGAGGTTATTTTCGAAGAATTTAAAGGAACAGGTAACTTGGAGCTTCAATTGGATAGAAAACTAGCCAACCGAAGAGTTTACCCTGCTATTGACTTAACGAAGTCTAGTACTCGTCGTGACGATTTATTACATCATCCAGATGTAATTAACAAGATGATTATCTTGCGTCGTTATCTAGCAGATATGAAAACAGAAGAAGCAATGGATTTCTTATTGAGCCGAATCAAAGGCACGCATAGTAATGATGAATTTTTGCATTCTATGACTAAATAA
- a CDS encoding YbjN domain-containing protein: MDKLILKKLGRYFKRIGVDYDTDQTRQALSFDVETPEGEWQCLVLVGSRKDARCGVGFYSTLPTVVPIPIRDLIALSLMSLNTDRLFGSFELDPDTGYLHFKTYIEFDYRNFSEKALEKNMLFNIEIMRRHMLKLTKMIHQRMANRA; the protein is encoded by the coding sequence ATGGATAAGTTAATACTAAAAAAACTAGGTCGCTATTTTAAACGAATTGGCGTTGATTATGACACAGACCAAACCCGTCAAGCTCTAAGTTTTGATGTTGAGACTCCTGAAGGAGAATGGCAATGCTTGGTTCTGGTTGGAAGTCGAAAAGATGCTAGATGTGGAGTTGGTTTTTATTCTACCCTACCAACAGTCGTTCCGATTCCAATTCGTGATTTGATAGCGCTCTCTTTAATGTCTTTAAATACGGATCGTTTGTTTGGCAGTTTTGAACTCGATCCAGATACGGGCTATTTACATTTTAAGACCTATATCGAATTTGATTATCGTAACTTTTCAGAAAAGGCACTTGAAAAAAATATGCTTTTTAATATCGAGATTATGCGACGACACATGCTTAAATTAACCAAAATGATTCACCAGAGAATGGCTAATCGAGCTTAA
- a CDS encoding DMT family transporter, giving the protein MLYLILAAFCSIMIVVIFKLFERYSINHYQAIVVNYLICVLTGCITLGEIPFEADMLYAPWLPIMGCLGLLFMGGFNIASRTVQHFGMAIASVAQRMSLGLSVTFAIWYYGESYTYYKIIGIIVALSAVVFINFPSKNKPGTEQVGTSKWLVLYPISIFFISAIIEILLQYLHAVHEMKPAIESIVLFASAALIGIIGLFVFRERLALKNAIAGTILGIPNYFSIYFMLRSLDVMDGSTVYSLCNITIVAGAALVGFLVFKERLSLLNMLGVGLAILAIVLITL; this is encoded by the coding sequence TTGCTTTACTTAATTTTAGCTGCTTTCTGTTCGATTATGATTGTTGTCATTTTCAAACTGTTTGAACGATACTCCATCAATCATTATCAAGCTATTGTTGTCAATTATCTTATCTGTGTTCTAACAGGTTGTATTACATTGGGCGAAATACCATTTGAAGCCGATATGTTGTATGCTCCTTGGTTACCGATTATGGGCTGCTTAGGGCTGTTGTTTATGGGAGGCTTTAATATTGCGAGTCGAACAGTGCAACATTTTGGAATGGCAATCGCTTCTGTTGCACAGCGGATGTCGTTAGGGCTTTCCGTAACCTTTGCCATTTGGTATTATGGAGAGTCGTATACCTACTATAAAATAATAGGGATTATTGTGGCACTTTCAGCCGTTGTATTTATTAATTTCCCTTCTAAAAACAAGCCAGGAACAGAACAGGTAGGAACTTCTAAGTGGTTGGTGCTTTATCCCATTTCTATTTTCTTTATCAGTGCTATTATAGAAATTCTATTGCAATATTTACATGCTGTACACGAAATGAAACCAGCAATAGAATCTATTGTTTTGTTTGCTAGTGCTGCTCTAATAGGAATTATAGGTTTGTTTGTTTTTAGAGAACGGCTAGCTTTAAAAAATGCTATTGCAGGAACAATTTTAGGGATACCGAATTATTTTTCTATTTATTTTATGTTGCGTTCTTTGGATGTTATGGATGGTTCAACGGTCTATTCCTTGTGTAATATTACAATTGTTGCAGGAGCAGCATTAGTTGGCTTTTTAGTTTTTAAGGAGCGACTTTCTTTGTTGAATATGCTTGGAGTTGGATTGGCGATCCTCGCTATTGTTTTGATTACGTTATAA
- a CDS encoding DJ-1/PfpI family protein, translating to MKQPISKVLDSNLPTIGILVFEGVIMNEVIAPMDVFSKTTANGEKLFNVITIAKTIQTYNSAQGLKIIPDISIDQVPKLEVLVVPSSYHPNQQTEDKALVQFIQKQHQSVNYMASHCAGAFLIGAAGVADHKNIVTYVSGGESLKANYPTLKVANDRTISVMTDGKLISSNGNLVSYLASLDLLEKMTSPQQRAHVEEALLIDRLCQN from the coding sequence ATGAAACAACCTATATCAAAAGTTCTTGATAGCAATTTGCCGACCATAGGAATTTTAGTTTTTGAAGGGGTGATTATGAATGAAGTAATTGCACCAATGGATGTTTTTTCAAAAACAACTGCCAATGGAGAAAAACTGTTTAATGTCATTACCATTGCCAAAACAATTCAGACCTATAACAGTGCGCAAGGATTAAAAATCATACCCGATATAAGCATTGATCAAGTCCCTAAATTAGAGGTTTTAGTTGTTCCTAGCTCGTATCATCCCAACCAGCAAACCGAAGACAAAGCACTCGTTCAGTTTATTCAAAAACAGCATCAATCTGTCAATTATATGGCGAGTCATTGTGCTGGAGCATTTCTAATTGGAGCAGCAGGAGTAGCTGATCATAAAAATATAGTAACTTATGTTAGCGGTGGAGAAAGTTTAAAGGCCAATTATCCAACCTTAAAAGTGGCCAATGATCGCACTATTTCTGTAATGACAGATGGCAAACTCATCTCATCCAATGGCAATTTAGTCAGTTACCTTGCTTCTCTTGATTTATTAGAAAAAATGACCAGCCCCCAACAACGAGCCCATGTAGAAGAAGCGTTATTGATCGATCGATTGTGTCAGAATTAG